From a single Phragmites australis chromosome 7, lpPhrAust1.1, whole genome shotgun sequence genomic region:
- the LOC133924904 gene encoding trihelix transcription factor GT-3a-like, whose protein sequence is MMEAGGAGGRDERVQQWGAQEARDLIAARGEMEREAVAARRSVKTMWEAVAARLRERGYRRTADQCKCKWKNLVNRYKGKETSDPENGRHCPFFEELHAVFTERARTMQRQLLESESGASVKKKLKRPSGDLSSRESDDEDDCGEESEDDNPMHSRKRKADDKKQQSQQMSRAGISSIHDLLQDFLVQQQQIDIQWRETMERRAQERLVFEQEWRQSMQKLEHERLMLEHSWMEREEQRRMREEARAEKRDALLTTLLNKLLQDL, encoded by the exons ATGATGGAGGCGGGCGGAGCGGGAGGGAGGGACGAGAGGGTGCAGCAGTGGGGCGCGCAGGAGGCGCGGGATCTGATCGCGGCGCGCGGGGAGATGGAGCGGGAGGCCGTTGCCGCGCGCCGCAGCGTCAAGACGATGTGGGAGGCGGTGGCCGCGCGGCTCCGGGAGCGCGGTTACCGCCGCACCGCCGACCAGTGCAAGTGCAAGTGGAAGAACCTCGTCAACCGCTACAAG GGGAAAGAAACTTCTGATCCAGAAAACGGTAGACATTGTCCTTTCTTTGAAGAGCTGCATGCAGTCTTCACAGAGCGCGCTAGAACTATGCAACGCCAACTCCTTGAGTCTGAATCTGGAGCCTCTGTTAAAAAGAAACTGAAGCGACCTAGTGGTGACCTGTCATCTAGGGAAtctgatgatgaggacgatTGCGGTGAAGAAAGCGAAGATGACAACCCCATGCATAGCAGAAAGAGGAAAGCTGATGACAAGAAGCAACAATCGCAACAAATGTCAAGAGCAGGAATTTCAAGCATCCATGACCTGTTGCAGGATTTCCTGGTGCAGCAACAGCAGATCGACATCCAGTGGCGGGAGACGATGGAGAGGCGTGCCCAGGAGCGGCTTGTTTTTGAACAAGAATGGCGGCAGTCGATGCAGAAGCTGGAGCATGAGAGATTGATGCTGGAACACTCGTGGATGGAACGAGAGGAGCAAAGGAGGATGAGAGAAGAAGCACGGGCTGAGAAAAGGGATGCGCTCCTGACCACTCTGTTGAACAAACTCCTACAAGATCTATAG
- the LOC133924905 gene encoding maltose excess protein 1-like, chloroplastic, with product MSSPSVPSLRLPLRPSPLPCRASAAGSSLALAPSSRAALLIKLLASRSPASYHQRRWHGPPAIAATTTTSKPVLKDPKKFQEWDYMTAKFAGAANVPFLLLQLPQIFLNARNLLAGNKTALFAVPWVGCSLGCSETSLCCPISPRRRGQMLSSCRLWASSPPMLPSSSLPWQSPCRCRSLWPLRSSWPPACS from the exons ATGTCGTCACCGTCGGTGcccagcctccgcctcccgctcCGCCCGTCGCCTCTCCCCTGCCGTGCCTCTGCCGCGGGCTCCTCCCTGGCGCTCGCGCCGTCGTCCCGCGCCGCGCTCCTCATAAAACTCCTCGCGTCCAGGTCGCCCGCGTCGTACCACCAGCGGCGCTGGCATGGTCCGCCCGCGATTGCcgcgaccaccaccacctccaagccGGTCCTCAAG GACCCTAAGAAGTTCCAGGAGTGGGACTACATGACGGCCAAGTTCGCCGGCGCCGCCAACGTCCCCTTCCTCCTTCTCCAGCTCCCGCAAATCTTCCTCAACGCCCGCAACCTCCTCGCCGGCAACAAAACCGCCCTCTTCGCCGTCCCATGGGTC GGATGCTCACTGGGCTGCTCTGAAACCTCTCTCTGTTGTCCTATTTCGCCAAGAAGAAGGGGGCAGATGCTGTCATCGTGCAGACTCTGGGCGTCATCTCCACCTATGCTGCCCTCGTCCAGCTTGCCATGGCAGAGTCCATGCCGGTGCCGCAGTTTGTGGCCACTTCGGTCGTCGTGGCCGCCGGCCTGCTCCTGA
- the LOC133924907 gene encoding pectin acetylesterase 7-like, with amino-acid sequence MEASRAWLVGAAAAVVLGFVVAAAGAADVEMVFLKSAVSKGAVCLDGSPPVYHFSPGSGSGANNWVVHMEGGGWCRNADECSVRKGNFRGSSKFMRPLSFSGILGGSQKSNPDFYNWNRVKIRYCDGSSFTGDVETVETATNLHYRGFRVWRAIIDDLLARGMNKAKNALLSGCSAGGLAAILHCDRFHDLLPATAKVKCFSDAGYFVDGKDISGNNFVRTIYKNVMSLHGSAKNLPASCTSKQSSELCFFPQYVVPTLRTPLFILNAAYDSWQIKNVLAPSAADPKKTWAQCKLDIKSCSSSQLATLQNFRTDFLAALPKPGQSPSLGMFIDSCYSHCQSGSQDTWFADGSPSIQKTQIGKAVGDWFYDRQVSQKIDCPYPCNPTCKNREDD; translated from the exons ATGGAAGCGTCCCGGGCATGGCTGGTCGGTGCGGCGGCAGCCGTGGTGTTGGGTTTTGTTGTGGCCGCAGCTGGGGCGGCGGATGTGGAGATGGTGTTTCTGAAGAGCGCGGTGTCCAAAGGAGCAG tgtgcttggatgggAGCCCCCCGGTTTACCACTTCTCTCCTGGTTCTGGTTCTGGCGCCAATAACTGGGTGGTCCACATGGAG GGAGGAGGGTGGTGCAGGAATGCTGATGAGTGTTCAGTCAGAAAGGGCAACTTCAGAGGCTCCTCGAAATTTATGAGGCCACTCTCGTTTTCAGGGATATTAGGTGGCAGCCAGAAATCCAATCCTG ATTTCTACAACTGGAATAGAGTAAAGATCAGATACTGTGATGGTTCGTCATTTACTGGTGACGTTGAAACCGTAGAAACG GCGACAAATCTACATTACAGAGGATTCAGAGTTTGGCGCGCCATCATCGATGATCTACTTGCGAGGGGGATGAACAAGGCAAAAAAT GCTCTTCTTTCTGGATGTTCAGCAGGAGGTCTAGCAGCAATACTACATTGTGACAGATTCCACGATCTGCTTCCAGCGACGGCAAAGGTCAAGTGCTTTTCTGATGCTGGATATTTTGTTGATGG GAAGGATATCTCCGGCAACAATTTTGTCAGAACAATCTATAAGAATGTTATGAGCCTACAT GGATCGGCTAAAAATTTGCCAGCTTCATGTACCTCAAAGCAATCATCTGAGCTG tgtTTCTTCCCGCAGTATGTAGTCCCAACATTGCGCACACCATTGTTCATACTTAATGCAGCCTATGATTCATGGCAG ATCAAGAACGTCCTAGCACCTAGCGCAGCTGATCCGAAGAAGACTTGGGCCCAATGCAAACTTGACATTAAGAGCTGCTCTTCTAGCCAACTCGCAACCTTGCAAA ATTTTAGGACAGACTTTCTGGCAGCGCTTCCTAAACCAGGGCAATCTCCATCTCTAGGCATGTTCATTGACTCATGCTATTCTCACTGCCAATCTGGGTCCCAAGATACATGGTTTGCCGATGGTTCTCCCTCGATTCAGAAGACA CAAATTGGCAAAGCAGTGGGCGACTGGTTCTATGATAGGCAGGTCTCTCAGAAGATTGATTGCCCGTATCCCTGCAACCCAACTTGCAAGAATCGTGAGGATGATTGA
- the LOC133924909 gene encoding pentatricopeptide repeat-containing protein At3g22150, chloroplastic-like, with translation MSPVHCAVSLPPALTNASASSAVDGGKKTHPTASQVRRLCKQGRLDRARRLLLEALPRPPPTLLCNVLLIAYVARALPDHALRLYALLNHAAYPPPRSDHYTYSSALTACARTGRLRLGRSIHAHLLRRARSLPDSAVLRNSLLNLYASCVRYRDGGVDVVRRQFDAMPKRNSVSWNTLFGWYVKTGRPHEALELFTRMLEDGVRPTPVSFVNVFPAVASDDPSWPFVLYGLLVKHGVDYVNDLFVVSSAIAMFSELGDVQSAWRVFERAAKKNTEVWNTMITGYVQNGKFSEAMDLFNQLLGSREVPLDVVTFLSALTAASQSQDGKLGQQLHGYLIKGMHGTLPVILGNALVVMYSRCGNVQTAFDLFDRLAEKDIVSWNTMVTAFVQNDFDLEGLLLVYQMQKSGFAADSVTLTAVLSAASNTGDLRIGKQAHGYLIRRGIEGEGLESYLIDMYAKSGRIEIAQRVFGDYGTDERDEVTWNAMIAGYTQSGQSEKAVLVFRAMLEAGLEPTSVTLASVLPACDPVGGGISAGKQIHCFAVRRCLDINVFVGTALVDMYSKCGEITSAEQVFGGMIEKSTISYTTMISGLGQHGFGRRALSLFYSMKEKGLKPDAVTFLAAISACNYSGLVEEGLALYRSMETFGLAATPQHHCCIVDMLGKAGRVEEAYDFVEELGDQSNFVSIWGSLLASCKAQGKQELAKLVTERLLCIEKKYGHAGYNVLLSHIFSAESNWSSADSLRKEMRLRGLRKVAGSSWIRVQDAALQNYPKNGQIYSMLQGVNHSSDEII, from the coding sequence ATGTCTCCTGTCCACTGCGCCGTCTCGCTCCCTCCCGCCCTCACCAATGCCTCCGCTAGCAGCGCCGTCGACGGGGGGAAGAAAACGCACCCTACGGCGTCGCAGGTGAGGCGGCTGTGCAAGCAGGGCCGCCTCGACCGCGCGCGTCGGCTGCTGCTGGAAGCGctgccgcgcccgccgccgacGCTGCTCTGCAACGTGCTCCTCATCGCCTACGTGGCCCGCGCGCTCCCGGACCACGCGCTCCGCCTCTACGCGCTCCTCAACCACGCCGCGTACCCGCCGCCGCGCTCTGACCACTACACCTACTCCTCCGCGCTCACCGCCTGCGCCCGGACCGGGCGCCTCCGCCTCGGGAGGTCGATCCACGCgcacctcctccgccgcgcTCGCTCTCTCCCCGACTCCGCGGTCCTCCGCAACTCCCTCCTCAACCTCTACGCCTCCTGCGTGCGGTACCGCGACGGCGGCGTCGACGTCGTCCGCAGGCAGTTCGACGCTATGCCCAAGCGGAACTCTGTCTCGTGGAACACCCTGTTCGGTTGGTACGTCAAGACCGGGCGCCCCCACGAAGCCCTGGAGCTGTTCACGCGTATGCTGGAGGATGGCGTCAGGCCCACGCCGGTAAGCTTTGTCAATGTCTTCCCAGCGGTCGCAAGCGACGATCCCAGCTGGCCGTTCGTGCTCTACGGCTTGCTTGTAAAGCATGGGGTGGATTATGTCAATGATCTCTTCGTTGTCAGCTCGGCGATCGCCATGTTCTCTGAGCTCGGGGATGTGCAGTCAGCTTGGAGGGTGTTTGAGCGTGCTGCCAAGAAAAACACCGAGGTTTGGAACACGATGATCACTGGGTATGTGCAGAATGGGAAGTTTTCTGAAGCCATGGATCTCTTTAACCAGTTACTGGGGTCTAGAGAGGTTCCATTGGATGTTGTGACCTTCTTGTCGGCCCTCACGGCTGCATCACAGTCACAGGATGGCAAGCTGGGCCAGCAGCTGCATGGCTACTTGATTAAAGGAATGCACGGCACACTGCCTGTGATACTTGGCAATGCACTTGTTGTGATGTACTCAAGATGCGGCAATGTTCAAACTGCCTTTGATCTCTTTGACAGGTTAGCAGAGAAGGACATTGTTTCTTGGAACACCATGGTCACTGCTTTTGTGCAGAATGATTTTGACTTGGAAGGTCTGTTGCTTGTTTATCAGATGCAAAAATCAGGTTTTGCTGCGGATTCAGTAACTTTGACTGCAGTGCTGTCTGCTGCATCAAACACAGGGGACCTTCGGATTGGAAAACAAGCCCATGGTTATCTCATTAGGCGTGGCATTGAGGGTGAGGGCTTGGAGAGCTATCTGATTGACATGTATGCCAAGTCCGGTCGCATAGAAATAGCTCAGAGAGTGTTTGGTGACTATGGGACTGACGAGAGAGATGAAGTCACTTGGAATGCCATGATAGCAGGATATACACAAAGTGGGCAGTCTGAAAAGGCAGTTTTGGTTTTCCGGGCAATGCTTGAGGCAGGTCTTGAGCCTACTTCAGTGACACTTGCTTCAGTGCTCCCTGCATGTGATCCTGTTGGAGGGGGCATAAGTGCAGGGAAGCAGATCCATTGTTTTGCTGTCCGCCGCTGTTTGGACATCAATGTCTTCGTAGGAACAGCTCTTGTTGACATGTACTCAAAGTGTGGCGAGATTACTTCTGCAGAACAGGTTTTTGGTGGCATGATTGAGAAGAGCACCATCTCCTATACAACCATGATTTCTGGTCTTGGTCAGCATGGTTTTGGCAGAAGAGCACTGTCCCTTTTCTACTCAATGAAAGAGAAGGGACTAAAACCTGATGCTGTGACCTTCTTGGCAGCGATTTCGGCATGTAATTACTCTGGGCTGGTTGAGGAAGGACTTGCTCTGTACCGGTCAATGGAAACATTTGGGCTTGCAGCTACTCCTCAGCATCATTGCTGCATTGTAGACATGTTAGGTAAAGCTGGCAGAGTGGAGGAAGCTTATGATTTTGTGGAGGAGCTGGGGGATCAGAGCAACTTTGTTTCCATTTGGGGGTCGCTGCTTGCATCCTGCAAAGCACAGGGCAAGCAGGAGTTGGCAAAATTGGTGACAGAGAGACTGCTCTGCATTGAGAAGAAGTATGGTCATGCTGGCTACAATGTTTTGTTGTCACACATTTTTTCTGCTGAGAGTAACTGGAGTAGTGCTGATAGCCTGAGAAAGGAGATGAGGTTAAGAGGTTTGAGGAAAGTGGCAGGTTCTAGTTGGATTAGAGTTCAGGATGCAGCATTGCAAAACTACCCCAAAAATGGCCAGATATACTCCATGTTGCAGGGGGTTAATCACAGTAGTGATGAAATCATCTAA
- the LOC133924908 gene encoding dual specificity protein kinase YAK1 homolog: MEESCSSSSSSSRQEDAAPPWVPGEATAFRRFASAAASGRSPEVSPSASGNGVAAHVSSLHGVRRKPFVARLTADIIQTFEQCNPEFKYSEALNPKRFLTNPSTPAHNDGLDNANWDLILYVNLELVNKMSNRRFIVKEMLGQGTFGQVVKCWDTETNDYVAVKVIKNQPAFYHQAIMEVSLLRTLNQRFDPDDQHNIVRMLDYLSFQNHLCIAFEMLGQNLYELLKRNHLRGLKVKYVQAFSKQILDAMVVMRNAGIIHADLKPENILLAPSVATAAAVKVIDFGSACLEGKTVYSYIQSRYYRSPEVLLGYPYTTAIDMWSFGCIVAELFIGLPLFPGASEYDVLQRMMKILGGQPPDDLLREAKNTGRFFKHAGSIYPGSEAPDGLASAYRMLIEEEVEARESKRPNVGKWYFPHLKLDKLIHTYPWNNSEFTETEKTDRLALVDFLKGLLEFDPNKRWSPLQALCHPFITGEPFNGPYEPAPETARIPVARVAAVDHNPGGGHWLHTGLSPQVGSMNRCIPLNNAYPPKMPFSYGSSYGSFGSHGSYTGNAGLSSSYGSIGDVNTINMYYSPLGPSGFTQVGSSPDIRLRPRVAHDRGIRLSPGSLGPMSLGASPSQFTPPNYQMQIPANSTGKHGSGSPASGGIHGSPLGKAAPAGPYSNRRNLPMPPHEYASQHGQGCYGDGVSFSHSDYYVRGHTGYSQNAGLSSGHSSWRPQIGSRSGFSMEASSSHGPSHAFRSQAAHSHSFDFSPNTSAPSALDPADWDPNYSDESLLQEDSSLSDDLSSSLHLGDATGQASRFTRSANVQGHMFAVSNPLPTNRSYKGDQLFHTSSQGGSAHSSVPINYGGYNPPNYPQQNLPARHGPPFFQQRYNQATSSNMRPMGNHHNGQSEWSSSYGMGDRAPWGGMGGQSFTTSGLPSSLARKDYGSIF, translated from the exons ATGGAGGAgagttgcagcagcagcagcagcagcagcaggcaggaGGACGCGGCGCCGCCGTGGGTGCCCGGCGAGGCCACGGCGTTCCGACGTTTTGCGTCTGCCGCGGCTTCGGGGCGGTCGCCGGAGGTGTCCCCGTCGGCGTCGGGCAATGGGGTTGCCGCCCATGTAAGCAGCCTCCACGGCGTCAGGAGGAAACCG TTTGTTGCAAGATTAACAGCAGACATCATTCAAACTTTTGAACAATGCAACCCTGAGTTTAAGTATTCAGAGGCACTAAACCCGAAACGCTTTCTCACCAATCCCTCTACCCCAGCCCACAATGATGGGCTTGATAATGCAAATTGGGATCTCATACTGTATGTCAACTTGGAATTGGTCAATAAGATGTCAAACCGGAG GTTCATCGTCAAGGAAATGCTTGGCCAGGGAACGTTTGGTCAAGTTGTCAAATGCTGGGATACAGAAACCAACGACTATGTTGCCGTGAAGGTTATAAAAAACCAGCCTGCATTTTACCATCAGGCTATCATGGAGGTTTCACTGTTAAGAACG CTAAATCAGAGATTTGATCCTGATGATCAGCATAACATTGTCCGTATGCTAGATTATCTCTCATTCCAAAATCACCTGTGTATAGCCTTTGAAATGCTTGGTCAAAATCT GTATGAACTATTGAAAAGGAACCATTTAAGAGGTCTGAAAGTGAAATATGTGCAGGCCTTCTCAAAACAG aTATTGGATGCCATGGTTGTGATGAGAAATGCTGGCATCATTCATGCTGATCTCAAGCCAGAAAATATCCTCTTAGCTCCCAG TGTCGCAACAGCTGCAGCAGTGAAAGTTATTGATTTTGGATCAGCATGCCTGGAGGGTAAAACAGTTTACTCATACATCCAG AGCCGCTATTACAGGTCTCCTGAGGTTCTCCTTGGCTATCC ATATACTACTGCGATTGATATGTGGTCATTCGGTTGCATAGTTGCTGAACTATTTATAGGTTTGCCATTATTTCCTGGAGCATCAGAATACGATGTGCTCCAACGAATGATGAAGATTCTTGG GGGGCAACCACCAGATGACCTGCTAAGGGAAGCTAAAAACACTGGAAGATTTTTTAAACATGCTGGAAGTATTTATCCTGGTAGCGAGGCACCTGATGGTCTTGCCAGTGCGTACAGAATGTTAATTGAAGAGGAAGTGGAAGCA agagaatcCAAGAGGCCAAATGTAGGGAAGTGGTATTTCCCACACCTAAAGCTTGACAAACTCATACATACCTATCCTTGGAACAATTCAGAATTTACAG AGACAGAAAAAACAGATCGCTTGGCATTAGTTGATTTCTTGAAAGGGCTTCTTGAATTTGATCCAAATAAGCGATGGTCACCGTTGCAG GCTCTATGCCATCCATTCATAACAGGTGAACCGTTCAACGGTCCATATGAGCCTGCCCCTGAGACTGCAAGAATT CCTGTCGCTCGTGTTGCAGCAGTTGATCACAATCCTGGAGGTGGCCACTGGCTACATACAGGTCTTTCCCCTCAG GTTGGAAGTATGAATAGATGTATACCTCTGAATAATGCCTATCCTCCAAAGATGCCGTTTTCTTATGGGAGTAGTTACGGAAGCTTTGGTAGCCATGGTAGCTATACTGGTAATGCTGGTCTTTCTAGCAGCTACGGAAGCATTGGTGATGTGAATACTATCAACATGTATTACTCACCCTTAGGTCCATCTGGATTTACACAAGTTGGCTCTAGTCCAGATATTAGACTAAGACCTCGTGTCGCACATGATAGAGGCATTCGATTAAGCCCTGGCAGTCTGGGCCCTATGTCTCTTGGTGCCAGTCCATCGCAGTTTACCCCACCAAACTACCAGATGCAAATCCCAGCTAATTCTACTGGGAAGCATGGATCCGGTTCTCCTGCAAGTGGAGGCATCCATGGCTCCCCATTGGGAAAAGCTGCCCCAGCAGGCCCATACAGCAACCGGAGGAACTTGCCAATGCCACCACATGAATATGCATCTCAGCATGGACAAGGATGTTATGGAGATGGTGTCAGTTTTAGTCATTCTGATTACTATGTTCGAGGACATACCGGCTACTCTCAGAATGCAGGACTGAGTTCTGGTCATTCTAGTTGGAGACCACAAATAGGTTCCAGGAGTGGTTTTTCCATGGAGGCCTCGTCTAGTCATGGGCCTTCACATGCCTTCCGTTCACAGGCAGCTCATTCACACTCGTTTGACTTCTCACCAAATACATCAGCTCCATCAGCGCTTGATCCTGCTGACTGGGACCCTAATTATAG TGACGAGTCACTATTGCAAGAAGACAGTTCACTGTCAGATGATCTAAGTAGCAGTCTTCACCTTGGAGATGCAACTGGCCAAGCGAGCCGGTTTACCAGATCAGCAAATGTCCAAGGCCACATGTTTGCAGTATCGAACCCTTTACCAACAAACAGAAG TTACAAAGGAGATCAATTATTTCACACGTCCTCTCAAGGAGGAAGTGCTCATTCCAGTGTTCCAATCAACTACGGTGGTTACAACCCTCCAAATTATCCTCAGCAAAATCTCCCTGCTCGTCATGGACCACCATTCTTTCAGCAGCGATACAACCAGGCAACTTCCAGTAACATGCGGCCGATGGGGAACCATCACAACGGGCAGTCTGAGTGGTCTAGTAGTTATGGCATGGGTGATCGAGCGCCTTGGG GAGGAATGGGTGGGCAGTCGTTTACCACAAGCGGGCTACCTTCATCTCTTGCAAGAAAGGATTATGGGAGCATCTTTTAG